From a single Streptomyces sp. 1331.2 genomic region:
- a CDS encoding TerD family protein produces MPTVLTQGGNAPLTAARVTVEVTAPKALDVSGLLLTDAGKVRSDDDFVFFNAPNGPGVSHRPAAAGSPDAITVDTRAVPAAITKIVVTASPADQSSTFAGMEPTATVRDADTGEVLATFTPPRLGLETALIVVEVYLRNGAWKVRAVGQGYADGLAGIATDFGVTVDDSPAPAAAPTPAAAPAPAAPTVQLATPPVPPAAPPVPPAAPVDPRIALATGSHLLPPAPPAPPSTPPAPAAPAKITLDKGRVNLVKGSSVSLVKNGRPFLSSVRMALGWKSAARGRDIDLDASCLAFDARHKRLETAWFMKLNIFNGAIAHSGDNLIGGAGGDDEQITVHLDGLPAEVHGLVFVVNSFSGQKFTDVRDAYCRLLDARTDEELVRFDLTHSEPRTGVVMCKLVRRPGGEWEMTALGEYVDGKTARAMIEPAAALL; encoded by the coding sequence GTGCCCACCGTCCTGACCCAAGGCGGCAATGCACCACTGACCGCCGCGCGAGTGACCGTCGAGGTCACCGCGCCCAAGGCGCTGGACGTCTCCGGCCTGCTGCTGACCGACGCCGGAAAGGTGCGCTCGGACGACGACTTCGTCTTCTTCAACGCCCCGAACGGCCCCGGCGTCAGCCACCGCCCGGCCGCCGCCGGCTCTCCCGACGCGATCACCGTCGACACCCGGGCCGTCCCCGCCGCGATCACCAAGATCGTGGTCACCGCCAGCCCGGCCGACCAGAGCTCCACCTTCGCCGGGATGGAGCCCACCGCCACCGTCCGCGACGCCGACACCGGCGAGGTCCTGGCCACCTTCACCCCGCCCCGGCTGGGCCTGGAGACGGCACTGATCGTGGTCGAGGTCTACCTGCGCAACGGCGCCTGGAAGGTGCGCGCGGTCGGCCAGGGCTACGCCGACGGCCTCGCGGGCATCGCCACCGACTTCGGCGTCACCGTCGACGACTCCCCGGCCCCGGCCGCCGCACCGACTCCAGCCGCGGCCCCCGCCCCGGCCGCGCCGACCGTCCAGCTCGCCACCCCGCCCGTACCGCCCGCAGCTCCGCCCGTACCCCCCGCCGCCCCGGTGGACCCGCGGATCGCCCTCGCCACCGGCTCGCACCTGCTGCCCCCGGCCCCGCCCGCGCCGCCGTCCACGCCCCCCGCCCCGGCCGCGCCCGCCAAGATCACCCTGGACAAGGGCCGGGTCAACCTGGTCAAGGGCAGCTCCGTCTCCCTCGTCAAGAACGGCCGCCCCTTCCTCTCCTCCGTCCGGATGGCGCTCGGCTGGAAGTCCGCCGCCCGCGGCCGCGACATCGACCTGGACGCCTCCTGCCTCGCCTTCGACGCCCGCCACAAGCGGCTGGAGACGGCCTGGTTCATGAAGCTGAACATCTTCAACGGCGCGATCGCCCACTCCGGCGACAACCTGATCGGCGGCGCCGGCGGCGACGACGAGCAGATCACCGTCCACCTGGACGGCCTGCCCGCCGAGGTCCACGGCCTGGTCTTCGTCGTCAACTCCTTCTCCGGCCAGAAGTTCACCGACGTCCGCGACGCCTACTGCCGCCTGCTGGACGCCCGGACGGACGAGGAACTGGTCCGCTTCGACCTCACCCACTCCGAGCCGCGCACCGGCGTGGTGATGTGCAAGCTGGTCCGCCGCCCCGGCGGCGAGTGGGAGATGACGGCGCTCGGCGAGTACGTGGACGGCAAGACCGCCCGCGCGATGATCGAGCCCGCCGCCGCCCTGCTGTAG
- a CDS encoding DedA family protein has protein sequence MLQFPGDPAVHLAVNPLDASSLLAAFGALGIAVVLFAETGLLVGFFLPGDSLLFTAGLLCVPGATKGPQLELWQVLPAALVGALAGAQVGYLLGRRGGRALLRRSQRRSLREGVARAEELLARYGHGKAIVLARFIPVVRTVLNPLCGVLDVPVRSFTVWQVAGGAVWTVGVVLAGYGLGSSIPGIDRYLLPIIGLVVVVSVLPIVLELFRARQARRHGGDK, from the coding sequence TTGCTCCAGTTCCCCGGCGATCCGGCCGTTCACCTCGCGGTGAACCCGCTGGACGCGTCCTCACTGCTCGCCGCGTTCGGCGCGCTCGGCATCGCCGTGGTGCTGTTCGCCGAGACCGGCCTGCTGGTGGGCTTCTTCCTGCCCGGCGACTCGCTGCTGTTCACCGCCGGACTGCTCTGCGTCCCCGGCGCCACCAAGGGCCCGCAGCTGGAACTGTGGCAGGTGCTGCCCGCCGCCCTGGTCGGGGCGCTGGCCGGCGCCCAGGTCGGCTACCTGCTCGGCCGGCGCGGCGGACGGGCGCTGCTGCGCCGCTCGCAGCGCCGCAGCCTGCGGGAAGGCGTCGCCCGGGCCGAGGAACTGCTGGCCAGGTACGGGCACGGCAAGGCGATCGTGCTCGCCCGGTTCATCCCGGTGGTCCGAACGGTGCTGAATCCGCTCTGCGGCGTGCTGGACGTGCCGGTCCGCTCGTTCACCGTCTGGCAGGTCGCCGGCGGGGCGGTCTGGACGGTCGGCGTGGTGCTCGCCGGGTACGGGCTCGGTTCGTCGATCCCCGGCATCGACCGATATCTGCTGCCGATCATCGGTCTGGTAGTAGTTGTCTCCGTGCTCCCCATTGTTCTCGAACTGTTCCGTGCCCGTCAGGCGCGCCGTCATGGAGGTGACAAGTGA
- a CDS encoding M56 family metallopeptidase, which produces MMIAVWAPLLLPFLAAPLARRLAEALSPRAAAWMLSGSATVLAGGTLCSLGLLAAAGLLQLPPVAALGHLSLPWLSSAAPAAPFAAVAAALALAALTALAVRTARRRRRELRAARAALPSRARPGRHDRHDRHDRHPDVRRARTPQPLTPPRPTGTPLPPTGTPLRRTGAALGALLRPGEPPLTVLDDERADAFALPGRLPRPGRAGEPGRIVVTSGMLRALSGPERSALLAHERAHLAARHHVFLALAEHAAAVHPALRPLRTPLGYHLERWADEVAAARVGDRAVTARAVGRAALAASRSPWPARPRLAPAAHSGPVPRRVAALLRPRPAAAPGTGLRAVGLALAVCLALSTAATLEATADLHHTVEAAQQGTGEQP; this is translated from the coding sequence ATGATGATCGCCGTCTGGGCCCCGCTGCTGCTCCCCTTCCTGGCCGCCCCGCTGGCCCGCCGCCTCGCCGAGGCGCTGTCGCCCCGGGCCGCGGCCTGGATGCTGTCCGGCAGCGCCACCGTCCTGGCCGGCGGCACGCTCTGTTCACTGGGCCTGCTCGCCGCCGCCGGACTGCTCCAGCTGCCACCGGTCGCCGCCCTCGGCCACCTCTCGCTGCCCTGGCTCAGCTCGGCCGCACCGGCCGCCCCGTTCGCCGCCGTCGCGGCCGCCCTGGCGCTGGCCGCCCTCACCGCCCTCGCGGTGCGCACCGCGCGTCGCCGGCGGCGGGAACTGCGCGCGGCCCGGGCCGCCCTGCCGAGCCGGGCCCGGCCTGGCCGGCACGACCGGCACGACCGGCACGACCGGCATCCGGATGTGCGCCGGGCGCGCACCCCGCAACCGCTCACCCCGCCGCGGCCCACCGGAACCCCACTGCCGCCCACCGGAACCCCGTTGCGACGCACCGGCGCCGCGCTCGGCGCCCTGCTGCGGCCCGGCGAGCCCCCGCTCACCGTCCTGGACGACGAGCGCGCCGACGCCTTCGCCCTGCCCGGCCGCCTGCCCCGCCCCGGCCGCGCGGGCGAGCCCGGCCGGATCGTGGTCACCTCCGGCATGCTGCGTGCCCTCAGCGGGCCCGAGCGCTCCGCCCTGCTGGCGCACGAGCGGGCCCACCTGGCCGCTCGCCACCACGTCTTCCTCGCCCTCGCCGAGCACGCCGCCGCCGTCCACCCGGCGCTCCGCCCGCTCCGCACGCCCCTCGGGTACCACCTGGAGCGCTGGGCCGACGAGGTGGCGGCGGCCCGGGTCGGCGACCGCGCCGTGACCGCCCGCGCGGTCGGCCGGGCCGCCCTCGCCGCGAGCCGTTCCCCCTGGCCGGCCCGGCCCCGGCTGGCCCCGGCCGCCCACTCCGGCCCGGTGCCGCGCCGGGTCGCCGCGCTGCTCCGGCCCCGCCCTGCCGCCGCCCCCGGCACCGGGCTGCGGGCCGTCGGGCTGGCCCTGGCCGTCTGCCTGGCGCTGAGCACGGCCGCCACCCTGGAGGCCACCGCCGACCTGCACCACACCGTCGAGGCCGCCCAGCAGGGCACGGGCGAACAGCCCTGA
- a CDS encoding helix-turn-helix domain-containing protein, with the protein MRQTGRQSRRPERRTPPTAAELAKVHERTLADAAAREFAGPASPEDVGAPGLLRPRPEIDDSWARLRRLGLDPDTGAATVLLGPGEIEQRRRTSGLDAIMPVLRETLLEPTGALPLILAIADAEGHVLWQEGERGLRRSADRIGFITGARWTEESVGTNGIAVALRAQRPMHVHSAEHYLRSHHSWTCVAAPVHDPGTGQLVGAVNLSGPAHSIRPYLLQLTATAARLAETELRAHRLEALHQLRTLAAPVLARVGGPALVVDAAGWTAAAAGLPPPNRLRVPSEGWAPAAVHWVPGLGECVLEPLADGWLVRPVRPPGEDGSGAVTAEQVEGARLRLDLRRPDRPELSVRGAVGSWSHPLSPRHAELLLLLATGREGRTAAQLAEALFGDAGRTVTVRAELSRLRRYLGGLLAHRPYRIAESVLVTVDAPDDPYDLLPASSAPAVRRLRAALAAGTARLPGAAPPVPAPRTPGDSPLGC; encoded by the coding sequence GTGCGGCAGACCGGACGGCAGTCCCGACGACCAGAGCGCCGCACCCCGCCGACCGCGGCGGAGCTGGCCAAGGTCCACGAGCGCACGCTCGCCGACGCCGCCGCCCGCGAGTTCGCCGGGCCCGCCTCCCCCGAGGACGTCGGCGCCCCCGGCCTGCTCCGGCCCCGCCCCGAGATCGACGACTCCTGGGCCCGGCTGCGCCGCCTCGGCCTGGACCCGGACACCGGCGCCGCCACCGTGCTGCTGGGCCCGGGCGAGATCGAGCAGCGCCGCCGCACCAGCGGACTCGACGCGATCATGCCGGTGCTCCGCGAGACCCTGCTGGAACCGACCGGCGCCCTCCCGCTGATCCTCGCCATCGCCGACGCCGAGGGCCACGTGCTCTGGCAGGAGGGCGAGCGCGGGCTGCGCCGCAGCGCCGACCGGATCGGCTTCATCACCGGCGCCCGCTGGACCGAGGAGAGCGTCGGCACCAACGGCATCGCCGTCGCCCTGCGCGCCCAGCGCCCGATGCACGTCCACTCCGCCGAGCACTACCTGCGCAGCCACCACTCGTGGACGTGCGTGGCCGCGCCCGTGCACGACCCCGGCACCGGGCAGCTGGTCGGAGCCGTCAACCTGAGCGGCCCGGCGCACAGCATCCGCCCCTACCTGCTCCAGCTCACCGCCACCGCCGCCCGGCTCGCCGAGACCGAGCTGCGCGCCCACCGGCTGGAGGCGCTGCACCAGCTGCGCACCCTGGCCGCCCCGGTGCTCGCCCGGGTCGGCGGCCCGGCCCTCGTGGTCGACGCGGCCGGCTGGACCGCCGCCGCAGCCGGACTTCCGCCGCCCAACCGGCTGCGGGTGCCCAGCGAGGGCTGGGCACCCGCAGCCGTGCACTGGGTCCCCGGCCTCGGCGAGTGCGTGCTGGAACCGCTGGCCGACGGCTGGCTGGTGCGCCCGGTGCGCCCGCCCGGCGAGGACGGCTCCGGCGCGGTGACCGCCGAACAGGTCGAGGGCGCCCGGCTCCGGCTCGACCTGCGCCGCCCGGACCGCCCCGAACTGTCCGTCCGGGGCGCGGTCGGCAGCTGGTCCCACCCGCTCAGCCCGCGCCACGCCGAACTGCTGCTCCTGCTCGCCACCGGCCGCGAGGGCCGCACCGCCGCCCAGCTCGCCGAGGCGCTGTTCGGCGACGCGGGCCGGACGGTGACGGTCCGCGCCGAACTGTCCCGGCTGCGCCGCTACCTGGGCGGACTGCTGGCCCACCGGCCGTACCGGATCGCCGAGTCGGTGCTGGTCACGGTGGACGCGCCGGACGACCCGTACGACCTGCTGCCCGCCTCCTCGGCCCCGGCCGTCCGGCGGCTGCGGGCTGCGCTGGCCGCGGGCACGGCCCGGCTGCCCGGCGCGGCGCCGCCCGTCCCCGCGCCGCGCACGCCCGGGGACAGCCCGCTCGGCTGCTGA
- a CDS encoding proline dehydrogenase family protein, whose amino-acid sequence MLRSALLAASRSPQVRTVVEKFPPTHAIVERFVAGDVLDDAVTATDDLIATGRKVTLDHLGEDTQDAAQAAGTAEAYEHLLKALKETGLAAGAEVSVKLSAVGQFLPVDGEKIALENARRICEAAADAGTTVTLDMEDHTTTDSTLAIARELRADFPWLGVVLQAYLRRTEADCREFSGAGSRVRLCKGAYKEPESVAFQGKHEVDLAYVRALKILMAGEGYPMIASHDPNMIKIAGQLAQWNGRKRDSFEYQMLFGIRPEEQLRLAGEGNTMRVYLPYGQEWYGYFMRRLAERPANLTFFLRAMATRG is encoded by the coding sequence ATGCTCCGTTCCGCCCTTCTCGCGGCCTCCCGGTCGCCGCAGGTCCGCACCGTGGTCGAGAAGTTCCCGCCGACCCACGCGATAGTCGAGCGCTTCGTCGCCGGCGACGTCCTCGACGACGCGGTCACCGCCACCGACGACCTGATCGCCACCGGCCGCAAGGTCACCCTGGACCACCTCGGCGAGGACACCCAGGACGCCGCCCAGGCCGCCGGCACCGCCGAGGCCTACGAGCACCTGCTCAAGGCCCTCAAGGAGACCGGCCTGGCGGCCGGCGCCGAGGTGTCGGTCAAGCTTTCGGCCGTCGGCCAGTTCCTCCCGGTGGACGGCGAGAAGATCGCGCTGGAGAACGCCCGCCGCATCTGCGAGGCCGCCGCCGACGCCGGCACCACGGTGACCCTCGACATGGAGGACCACACCACCACCGACTCCACCCTCGCCATCGCGCGCGAACTGCGGGCGGACTTCCCGTGGCTGGGCGTCGTGCTGCAGGCCTACCTGCGCCGCACCGAGGCCGACTGCCGGGAGTTCTCCGGCGCCGGCTCGCGCGTGCGGCTGTGCAAGGGCGCCTACAAGGAGCCCGAGTCGGTCGCCTTCCAGGGCAAGCACGAGGTCGACCTCGCGTACGTCCGCGCGCTGAAGATCCTGATGGCGGGCGAGGGCTACCCGATGATCGCCTCGCACGACCCCAACATGATCAAGATCGCCGGCCAGCTGGCCCAGTGGAACGGCCGCAAGCGGGACTCCTTCGAGTACCAGATGCTGTTCGGCATCCGCCCCGAGGAGCAGCTGCGCCTCGCCGGCGAGGGCAACACGATGCGCGTCTACCTCCCGTACGGCCAGGAGTGGTACGGCTACTTCATGCGCCGCCTCGCCGAGCGCCCGGCCAACCTGACCTTCTTCCTGCGCGCCATGGCCACCCGCGGCTGA
- a CDS encoding GNAT family N-acetyltransferase, translated as MIIREATPEDWPAVWPFFQTIVAAGETFPYPLDMPSELGREWWMLAAPDRTVVAVDEDGRIVGTANMNRNRPGNGAHVASASYMVAPAHHGKGIGRALVEHTLDWARRSGFRAMQFNAVVANNHHAVKLYQSLGFEIVGTVPEAFRHPVDGYVGLHVMYRKL; from the coding sequence ATGATCATTCGCGAAGCCACCCCCGAGGACTGGCCGGCCGTCTGGCCGTTCTTCCAGACCATCGTCGCCGCCGGCGAGACCTTCCCGTACCCCCTCGACATGCCCTCCGAGCTCGGCCGGGAGTGGTGGATGCTCGCCGCCCCCGACCGCACGGTGGTCGCGGTGGACGAGGACGGCCGGATCGTCGGCACCGCCAACATGAACCGCAACCGCCCGGGCAACGGCGCGCACGTCGCCAGCGCCAGCTACATGGTCGCCCCGGCCCACCACGGCAAGGGCATCGGGCGGGCCCTGGTCGAGCACACCCTCGACTGGGCCCGCCGATCCGGCTTCCGCGCCATGCAGTTCAACGCGGTGGTCGCCAACAACCACCACGCCGTGAAGCTCTACCAGTCGCTCGGCTTCGAGATCGTCGGCACCGTCCCCGAGGCCTTCCGGCACCCCGTCGACGGGTACGTCGGCCTGCACGTCATGTACCGGAAGCTGTAG
- a CDS encoding RraA family protein gives MLKEFAGLSTAVVADACVRLGVGLRAAPVGVSGAVVGARAAGRVLPVRHYGSVDVFLEAYGGAREGDVLVIDNGGRTDEACIGDLAVLEARAAGVAGIVVWGLHRDTAELQAIGLPVFSYGALPLGPLRLDEREPEALLSARFGPHRVSAEDVVFADADGVVFVPGERVGEVLEAAAAIARTERAQAQRIAAGGTLRRQTAFDAYLERRAADPSYSFRQHLRRVGGAIEE, from the coding sequence ATGCTGAAGGAGTTTGCCGGGCTTTCGACGGCGGTGGTGGCGGATGCCTGTGTGCGGCTCGGGGTGGGGCTGCGGGCGGCGCCGGTGGGGGTGTCGGGGGCTGTCGTGGGGGCGCGGGCCGCGGGGCGGGTGCTGCCGGTGCGGCACTACGGGAGTGTGGACGTGTTCCTGGAGGCGTACGGGGGCGCGCGGGAGGGGGACGTGCTGGTGATCGACAACGGGGGGCGGACGGACGAGGCCTGCATCGGGGACCTCGCGGTGCTGGAGGCGCGGGCCGCCGGGGTCGCCGGGATCGTGGTGTGGGGGCTGCACCGGGACACGGCCGAGCTGCAGGCGATCGGGCTACCGGTGTTCAGCTACGGTGCGCTGCCGCTCGGGCCGCTGCGGCTGGACGAGCGGGAGCCGGAGGCGCTGCTGTCGGCGCGGTTCGGGCCGCACCGGGTGAGTGCCGAGGACGTGGTGTTCGCCGACGCGGACGGGGTGGTGTTCGTCCCGGGCGAGCGGGTCGGGGAGGTGCTGGAGGCGGCCGCGGCGATCGCCCGGACCGAGCGGGCGCAGGCCCAGCGGATCGCCGCCGGGGGCACGCTGCGCCGGCAGACCGCCTTCGACGCGTACCTGGAGCGCCGCGCCGCCGACCCGTCGTACAGCTTCCGGCAGCACCTGCGGCGGGTCGGCGGGGCGATCGAGGAGTAA
- a CDS encoding BlaI/MecI/CopY family transcriptional regulator, whose amino-acid sequence MSDVPSVRRPAGELEAEVLAALWSTRQPMTPQDVQATLGGDLARTTIATILARLHDKGTVERTRAGRAYAYTPTVQDTAGLAARRMHTELGREADRSTVLARFVSDLSAEDEQLLRDLLGDGATDGGPGTGGAPNGNRPEAGAPEAAGR is encoded by the coding sequence ATGTCCGACGTACCGTCCGTCCGCCGGCCCGCCGGGGAGCTGGAGGCCGAGGTGCTGGCCGCCCTCTGGTCGACCCGGCAGCCGATGACGCCGCAGGACGTCCAGGCGACACTCGGCGGGGACCTCGCCCGCACCACGATCGCGACGATCCTGGCCCGGCTGCACGACAAGGGGACGGTCGAACGCACCCGGGCCGGCCGCGCCTACGCCTACACCCCGACCGTCCAGGACACCGCCGGGCTGGCCGCCCGCCGGATGCACACCGAACTGGGCCGCGAGGCCGACCGCTCCACCGTGCTGGCCCGCTTCGTCTCCGACCTCTCCGCCGAGGACGAGCAGCTGCTGCGCGACCTGCTCGGCGACGGCGCGACCGACGGCGGCCCCGGTACCGGCGGAGCCCCGAACGGCAACCGGCCGGAGGCGGGTGCACCGGAGGCGGCCGGCCGATGA
- a CDS encoding pyridoxamine 5'-phosphate oxidase family protein: MPYRLDITQGNWPGDLLHKGVEGLLAEAMVLTLATAGHEHGPHANLAFFAYDDDLVLYFVSERSTRHSHHLAEEARAAATVFLPPPVFGEQLRGLQLTGSASEAWGRQAEAALAAYQGRYPSFAQDEEVRRQFLTGGGAAALYRFQVEELTAVDEPNFGRRNYLRARVARS, encoded by the coding sequence ATGCCGTACAGACTCGACATCACGCAGGGGAACTGGCCGGGCGACCTGCTGCACAAGGGCGTGGAGGGGCTGCTGGCGGAGGCCATGGTGCTGACCCTCGCCACCGCCGGCCACGAGCACGGGCCGCACGCCAATCTCGCCTTCTTCGCGTACGACGACGACCTCGTCCTGTACTTCGTCAGCGAGCGCTCCACCCGGCACAGCCACCACCTGGCCGAGGAGGCCCGGGCCGCGGCCACCGTCTTCCTGCCGCCGCCGGTCTTCGGCGAGCAGCTTCGCGGGCTGCAGCTGACCGGCAGCGCGAGCGAGGCCTGGGGGCGGCAGGCGGAGGCGGCGCTGGCCGCGTACCAGGGGCGGTACCCCTCCTTCGCGCAGGACGAGGAGGTCCGGCGGCAGTTCCTCACCGGGGGCGGGGCGGCGGCGCTGTACCGGTTCCAGGTGGAGGAGCTGACGGCCGTGGACGAGCCGAACTTCGGGCGGCGCAACTACCTGCGGGCGCGGGTGGCGCGTTCGTAG
- a CDS encoding SsgA family sporulation/cell division regulator, with translation MPPDPLSAASSAPLAATPTGGDGDGSTAAPAAVEDVLTLRISLGEEVVGEVRTRFRYETARPYEVLLTFHLGRPDEADWVFSRELLRDGLRMLSGQGDVKLWPAYCPCHGSTLHLALESPHGSALLEASKPRVQAWLDRTYALVSEEQERDCGPTDDQLAALLADG, from the coding sequence ATGCCGCCCGACCCGCTGTCCGCAGCCTCCAGTGCACCCCTCGCCGCCACCCCCACGGGCGGCGATGGGGACGGCTCCACCGCCGCTCCGGCGGCGGTGGAGGACGTGCTGACGCTGCGGATCTCGCTGGGCGAGGAGGTCGTCGGCGAGGTGCGAACCCGGTTCCGGTACGAGACCGCCCGCCCGTACGAGGTGCTGCTGACCTTCCACCTGGGGCGTCCGGACGAGGCCGACTGGGTGTTCTCGCGCGAGCTGCTGCGCGACGGCCTGCGCATGCTGAGCGGCCAGGGCGACGTCAAGCTGTGGCCGGCGTACTGCCCGTGCCACGGCTCCACGCTGCACCTGGCCCTCGAATCCCCGCACGGCAGCGCGCTGCTGGAGGCCTCCAAGCCCCGGGTGCAGGCCTGGCTGGACCGTACCTACGCGCTGGTCTCCGAGGAGCAGGAGCGCGACTGCGGCCCCACCGACGACCAGCTGGCCGCGCTGCTCGCGGACGGCTGA
- a CDS encoding phosphatase PAP2 family protein, which yields MTSSRILAVYDGSGIDGSLYTQVNKWAEAAPHWLDEVIKVWSAIGLGLFALFMLWAWWRARGADSTVMARVLASPVIVVVAYAANSVLKGIVEELRPCAQIPGSVSLETCPATGDWSFPSNHSVIAFAAAASLWFVNRRLGWIAGLFAVLMAASRVWVGVHYPHDVAAGALVGVLVAVVLAPLAGRCGPLVGRMRSGPLRPLLGPGELPAVAPGYAPYGAGRH from the coding sequence GTGACGTCCTCCCGGATCCTCGCCGTCTACGACGGCAGCGGCATCGACGGCAGCCTCTACACCCAGGTGAACAAGTGGGCCGAGGCGGCCCCGCACTGGCTGGACGAAGTGATCAAGGTCTGGTCGGCGATCGGCCTCGGCCTGTTCGCGCTGTTCATGCTCTGGGCGTGGTGGCGGGCGCGCGGCGCGGACTCGACGGTGATGGCCAGGGTGCTCGCCTCGCCGGTGATCGTGGTCGTCGCGTACGCCGCCAACTCGGTGCTCAAGGGCATCGTCGAGGAGCTGCGGCCCTGCGCGCAGATCCCCGGCAGCGTCTCGCTGGAGACCTGCCCGGCCACCGGGGACTGGTCCTTCCCGAGCAACCACTCGGTGATCGCCTTCGCCGCCGCGGCCTCGCTCTGGTTCGTCAACCGGCGGCTGGGCTGGATCGCCGGGCTGTTCGCGGTGCTGATGGCCGCCTCCCGGGTCTGGGTCGGCGTGCACTACCCGCACGACGTAGCGGCGGGCGCGCTGGTCGGCGTGCTGGTCGCCGTGGTGCTGGCGCCGCTCGCCGGGCGCTGCGGGCCGCTGGTCGGCCGGATGCGGTCCGGCCCGCTGCGGCCGCTGCTCGGGCCCGGGGAGCTGCCGGCCGTCGCGCCCGGGTACGCCCCGTACGGCGCCGGGCGGCACTGA
- a CDS encoding Uma2 family endonuclease yields MSAVAHEQPITDSPSQADILLESFLSLHSPEGFRAELIEGEIIVAPPPDGDHEDYIDLLIDQVKAKSKVHMQVSGGKGLRLVSGGLCPKNHVIPDATFAPRDLRVFRGAPPWMEPDGVALVAEVTSSKPDQDRITKRHCYARAGIPLYLLVDREKSQVSLFSQPHREEYTEVHLAAFGEPLALPAPFEFELDTKDFL; encoded by the coding sequence ATGAGTGCTGTGGCGCATGAGCAACCGATCACGGACTCCCCATCACAGGCCGACATCCTGCTGGAGAGCTTCCTGAGCCTGCACTCCCCCGAAGGCTTCCGAGCCGAGCTCATCGAGGGAGAGATCATCGTGGCACCACCGCCGGACGGCGATCACGAGGACTACATCGACCTGCTGATCGACCAGGTGAAAGCCAAGTCCAAGGTCCACATGCAGGTGTCCGGCGGAAAGGGCCTCCGCCTGGTCAGTGGCGGCCTCTGCCCGAAAAACCACGTCATCCCGGATGCGACGTTCGCGCCGCGAGACCTCCGTGTCTTCCGCGGCGCCCCGCCGTGGATGGAGCCTGACGGCGTGGCCCTGGTCGCCGAGGTCACCTCCAGCAAGCCCGACCAGGACCGCATCACCAAACGGCACTGCTACGCCCGCGCCGGCATCCCGCTCTACCTCCTCGTCGATCGTGAGAAGTCGCAGGTGAGCCTCTTCAGCCAGCCCCATCGGGAGGAGTACACCGAGGTACACCTGGCCGCCTTCGGCGAGCCTCTGGCCCTCCCCGCCCCCTTCGAGTTCGAGCTGGACACCAAGGACTTCCTCTAG